The Procambarus clarkii isolate CNS0578487 chromosome 39, FALCON_Pclarkii_2.0, whole genome shotgun sequence region TCCAGTGTACAACCACCTAAGGtttgtttacctactttagacttgccTACATTTGCAGGTCTGGATGAAGAAAACTGGGACACATTTTCGACTTCATTTGAAGTCCATATACATGCAAAACCTTCTCTTGATAAGGTTCTAAATTTTCTTACCTAAACAGCCTTCTCaaagtctacgggctcaccatagcccgtgttacttggaacttttagttccaggtagcgaatctttaacaacaaattctcaaaggggaggctaaaagggtcataaataacctagctctcactgagagtaattatgggGAAGCTATCAAACTGTTAAAGTTGAATTATTACAACaatgagttaagtatagctaacctgtattatcaattactggatctgaatgcaccaagtaaccgaccAGACTCCCTTCAAAGGTTAGAAGTAGAGTCACTAGTGAAAgctttaggtactaaagttgatgtaccagcttCCGAATGATCAATTAAGTtgcttttacagaggaaattacctcgaaacatTTTGGCAGAAACCTGCTCACACTACAAAACTGAGTTTatcactctcgagcaaatatttGAGGGGTTATGAAtcatggttaacaggttgaaaacttatgataaaattaaacctgagtctaagcaACCTAATACTGATAATTCAGTTAAACAAAAActgactttgaataagtctagtaaatTCAAGCCTAGGACAGCTCAATCCACTGGAAAGAAGAGTGGTAACataggtatttattctgtatctccctctgagaCTGTAGTTGATGTGTCTACCAAGAAGACAAACTCagcaagagagagaaagtgtctgttctgtgaacAAGAACATGTCACTTATAAATGtaatgtttatcctaactttaatactagGATTAAACGCCTGCAAGAATTGCAtagatgcaccaagtgcatgggttctcatgaacCTAGTAAATGTGTAGTCCTTCTACGgttgtgcagtagatgcaacaaggatacgcatcattatgccttatgtaaaaAGACATCATCACAATCTACAACACTTCGGGAGGAttctacgaattctaccacagttcaGTACTGCAAAGAACACCAAGAAATTAATGTACTTGCAACTGAGTCAgccaataatactactctgcctacagctcagctTAAACTAATTAACAAGAAGTCTAGAGTCAATACTAGAGACCTTttcgatcaaggatcacagaagaccttcatcacacaacaattagttgaGCAGTTGAAACTAAAACCTGCCAAACGTGTGAAACTAAAACCTGCCAAACGTGTGAAACTAAACATCTCTGTTTTTTGACAAACAgttgacctcgtgaataccaagtagtcaaggtacTAGTGCGACTCGGATcaagcggtagtagtggataagcttccttcagacctgcaggtcacaggacttgCTCACACTGTGAAATATCTCAGAcgtaaccgcatgaggctagcggatcacaaaataaattctgatcgCCTCACAGACATTGGTGTTCTTATAGGAGCTGACTATTATTACAGATTTATTACAGGATGCACCCAACAActaggaatgaatttgttgtcatctgctggaggcaaattgctgacaggaccggtgcttttccaacaaaaatcTGTGTCAATCAACAAGCAACCAAAgaattcaatagtggcgtgactaggtttGGAACAcaccccctacatttcagagacatatctgaagataatgagtctgatccacctgtacttcAATAATGGGATCTAGacgctttaggtattgtccctgataaaccaagtcctgatgatgcatggacttaccagcaatatctggacactGTTCTATAgagacaaacaatactgggtgagactgccatggaagttgaaccatccccaacttccagttaattatttcatggcaaccTCCCAATTaaagtctcaattaatacggctccAGAGACAGCCtgataaattgaacatgtatcaccaattaatccaacaacaactcgtcagtaaattcattgaagttgttgataatgatgaccgtaaAGCAGGtcgctatttaccccatcactcaGTAATGAAAGATTCAGTGACGACACCAATTCATATCGTTTTCAGCTGcagtgccaaagtgaaggcaaacaGCGTGTACTTGAATGAGTGTCTCCAAAAAGGATCTAGTCTGACACAAAGGCTACACGATGTAttattacgattccgcactggtatttttgcttatactgctgatatcagtaaagctttcctgagagtaggcttacaagaagaGGATTGTGATtttaccaaatttctctggatcaaggatccactggatcctaacagtgatgtcATTACCTAcaggtttgcctctgtgctattcgggGCGATCTCttcaccgtttctacttcaagcaatGTTAGATACGcatttgaagaagtcaaatagcccttataaggccgagattagtgacaacttgtatgtagaCAATTTCCAGGAACAATTAATGACAAATTTTAATTGGTAGAAATTTACCATGAGGTTAATCATGAGTtgctaggagccaatatgccactgcaatcatgggcctcaaacaataaataattaaaccagatgatcgagaaagagtttcctgattatcaggtgcctaatcaattaaaagttctgggcatGTACTGGAACACAGTTaccgacgagatgaatgtcaagtcagtacaaacaaataattcatcccttaccatgagaaaattgctCTCGTATGTCagccaaccatttgaccctttgggcTTACTTAGCCGTATTTTAATAAAGGGCAAACTCCTCACGTAGAAATGCTGGCAGAAAAATATGGGattggatgatccgttaccaactgagttgcaagataaatggcattCACAATGGATttcaatcaattaagtgttttgaaatttcctcgtaaacaaaacttacccaccaatttgcacgtcttttgcgatgcctctggtaaAGCTTATGGCGCtccagcctacttagtcaataatacacaataattttTACACACATCAAATGCAAGAGTTGCTCCAa contains the following coding sequences:
- the LOC138372624 gene encoding uncharacterized protein encodes the protein MMHGLTSNIWTLFYRDKQYWVRLPWKLNHPQLPVNYFMATSQLKSQLIRLQRQPDKLNMYHQLIQQQLVSKFIEVVDNDDRKAGRYLPHHSVMKDSVTTPIHIVFSCSAKVKANSVYLNECLQKGSSLTQRLHDVLLRFRTGIFAYTADISKAFLRVGLQEEDCDFTKFLWIKDPLDPNSDVITYRFASVLFGAISSPFLLQAMLDTHLKKSNSPYKAEISDNLYVDNFQEQLMTNFNW